One window of the Eucalyptus grandis isolate ANBG69807.140 chromosome 6, ASM1654582v1, whole genome shotgun sequence genome contains the following:
- the LOC104449915 gene encoding probable 2-oxoglutarate-dependent dioxygenase At3g111800, whose translation MGVSPESGREKPVDFRAPPPSPVASGRRSCVTNDDVLTEFLESSLRVPDLVLPDKIFPKQKFIENPSSMDFGSLGTPGSDSASRMLDSIARVGCFQLVNHGIGRESSHGAMTAAAGIFLVPPEKRAAAMRSPEKPYGFEEVHGSGEEEDGSELAEEFVWSREEGLEAELQRVWPLGYSNFRDEMVKLQSHVEKIAERVMTVLWEQCLEESTRGNDGMKGEGCAGADTGTMCCILKHSKNVLDDDRWASSLRYDVIRMMIRGADYSHALCLHLCDGASEFHVYSKKGWVSFCPDKHSLIVTVGDQFQALSGGRYKHVVGRPIFKSETEDRISMAFLCSPPQRTPASNDEERCGGRNTVSVGQQVMAAIVLSLAYHLFLYILNKF comes from the exons ATGGGCGTTTCGCCGGAGTCGGGCCGCGAGAAGCCTGTCGACTTCCGAGCCCCACCGCCGTCCCCGGTGGCGTCAGGCCGGCGGTCGTGCGTCACAAACGACGACGTCTTGACCGAGTTCTTGGAGAGCTCGCTCCGAGTCCCGGATCTCGTCTTGCCCGACAAGATCTTCCCGAAGCAGAAGTTCATCGAGAACCCCTCGAGCATGGACTTCGGCTCGTTGGGCACGCCGGGGAGCGACTCCGCGTCGAGGATGTTGGATTCCATAGCGAGGGTCGGATGCTTTCAGCTGGTGAACCACGGGATCGGGCGCGAGTCCTCGCACGGCGCAATGACGGCCGCTGCCGGGATCTTTCTGGTGCCACCGGAGAAGAGGGCGGCAGCGATGAGGTCGCCGGAGAAGCCTTACGGGTTTGAGGAAGTCCACGGCAGCGGTGAGGAAGAAGACGGCAGCGAGTTGGCTGAAGAGTTTGTGTGGAGTAGAGAGGAAGGGTTGGAGGCGGAGCTGCAGAGAGTATGGCCATTGGGTTATTCAAATTTCCG TGATGAAATGGTGAAACTTCAATCGCATGTTGAGAAGATTGCAGAGAGGGTCATGACAGTTCTCTGGGAGCAATGTCTTGAAGAATCCACGCGCGGAAACGATGGCATGAAAGGCGAAGGATGTGCCGGTGCCGACACCGGAACAATGTGCTGCATTCTTAAGCACAGTAAGAACGTCCTGGACGATGATCGGTGGGCGAGCTCTCTCAGGTACGACGTGATCAGGATGATGATCAGAGGAGCCGATTACTCCCACGCCTTGTGTTTGCACTTGTGCGACGGCGCCTCGGAGTTTCATGTGTACTCCAAGAAAGGGTGGGTCTCGTTTTGCCCCGATAAACACTCTTTGATTGTCACGGTTGGAGATCAATTTCAG GCATTGAGTGGCGGGCGGTACAAGCATGTGGTAGGGAGACCGATCTTCAAGAGCGAGACGGAGGACCGCATCTCAATGGCTTTCCTCTGCTCGCCTCCACAGCGCACGCCGGCTTCCAATGATGAAGAGCGCTGCGGCGGGAGGAACACGGTCTCCGTCGGCCAACAAGTCATGGCGGCCATCGTTCTAAGCCTTGCGTACCATCTTTTCCTTTACATTCTCAACAAGTTTTGA
- the LOC104449914 gene encoding protein SAWADEE HOMEODOMAIN HOMOLOG 1 gives MEGVGSRDSRSFHSLFSLSEIVEMENIINEMGEKALHQEFCDELATRLSSSAIRAGRAALTWQQVQSWFQDKHKELQAETVSSPVALKLFVDLSDANISRNASESSQKPEGNDATDLSELAFEAKSFKDDAWYDVASFLTFRVLCTGELEARVRFAGFGKEEDEWVNVRKGIRERSIPLEPSECHRINTGDLVLCFQERLNQAVYCDAHIMEIQRKPHDASSCTCDFIVRYDHDFSQEEVELSRLCCRPRQEESPQLSEENQYETALSISARSLWE, from the exons ATGGAGGGAGTTGGGTCGAGGGATTCGAGATCGTTCCATTCGCTGTTCTCGCTGTCCGAG ATCGTGGAGATGGAGAATATAATTAATGAGATGGGAGAGAAAGCTTTGCATCAAGAGTTTTGTGATGAACTTGCAACTAGATTAAG TTCCTCAGCAATTCGAGCTGGAAGAGCTGCATTGACATGGCAACAG GTGCAAAGTTGGTTCCAGGATAAACACAAAGAGCTGCAAGCTGAAACCGTGTCTTCACCTGTTGCACTGAAGCTGTTTGTTGATCTTTCAGATGCCAACATTTCTAGAAATGCCAGTGAAAGTTCCCAGAAGCCTGAAG GTAATGATGCGACAGATCTTTCAGAATTGGCATTTGAAGCTAAATCATTTAAAGATGACGCCTG GTACGATGTCGCTTCGTTTCTCACCTTCAGGGTCCTTTGTACGGGTGAACTT GAAGCTCGTGTACGATTTGCTGGGTTTggaaaagaggaagatgaatgggTCAATGTGAGGAAGGGCATCAGGGAGCGATCTATCCCTTTAGAACCTTCGGAGTGCCACCGAATCAATACTGGAGATCTTGTTCTGTGCTTTCAG GAGCGATTAAATCAAGCAGTCTATTGTGATGCCCATATTATGGAAATTCAGAGAAAACCACACGATGCCAGCAGTTGCACCTGCGACTTCATTGTCCGTTACGACCATGATTTCAGTCAG GAAGAGGTCGAGCTGAGCAGATTGTGTTGCCGGCCGAGGCAAGAAGAGTCCCCACAGCTTTCCGAGGAAAATCAGTATGAAACTGCCTTGAGCATCTCAGCCCGTAGCTTGTGGGAGTAG